From the genome of Uranotaenia lowii strain MFRU-FL chromosome 1, ASM2978415v1, whole genome shotgun sequence, one region includes:
- the LOC129757976 gene encoding uncharacterized protein LOC129757976, producing MLHWIMIFLLATPVESTPTHLHPDSKDSLVDAAIAIIESCFVAHLKSIILSRFFSNKWANVLDDLLIRLNYKVPVTIVDSTAEYTDYTENCNEVHHVVVLIDTKDAYYDFCILLRKKNFNINSFFIIIFLQDEEPWMPTSLLQLTAELQVFNVVALFNVNEVVHLYNCIPFGSILYRSSSMINDQICFNSTMEDTRDCDSYFIPKVSNFFAVPLHVATIEYPPLIGPIFDEQQRVVDFVGIDGDILKCLSQVLNFTIIPFISYPPILWGEIYDNGTGTGAEGRVLNGKANFTLGYNSIDLNKHKFLSYTYPHYYASYVLFISPGLEYGPFERLLIPFQISLWISFGAVFSIGIITIIVLNIFPKPVQSFVFGSSNRSPILNFIQSTLGYSVESIPTRNFARFLLLMWISFCFILRTAYQQIMFEHLCRQRNHSTPQNWNEFITEGYRLYSGQRHMRFYEYFPADIQSLITIIEPEEYAETEAKIVNGYVRGATCQYLELIRYGNKESFVYRNDTFKQIFPKTVITYPNAIYFQKNSPLVDIFDEKVKQLVNHGFVEHGRQKAFGRNLEKDIQKLLNLPKAHPMSLKVMIDVFGLYVVGMLLSALIFCLEFVLWRMNDKQRLSVRPPRIRYALDSILSTG from the coding sequence ATGTTGCACTGGATTATGATTTTTCTGCTAGCAACTCCGGTCGAAAGCACACCAACACATCTACATCCGGATTCAAAAGATTCGCTAGTGGATGCAGCAATCGCCATCATCGAAAGTTGTTTCGTAGctcatctgaaatcgattattctttcccgatttttttccaacaaatgGGCGAATGTTTTGGATGATCTGTTGATACGTTTGAACTACAAAGTTCCTGTGACCATTGTTGATTCTACTGCCGAATACACCGATTACACCGAAAACTGCAACGAAGTTCATCACGTCGTAGTTCTCATCGATACAAAGGACGCCTACTATGATTTCTGCATACTGTTGCGGAAGAAGAACTTCAATATCAACagcttttttatcattatttttctacagGACGAGGAACCTTGGATGCCGACATCACTTCTGCAGTTGACAGCTGAATTGCAGGTGTTCAACGTCGTAGCTCTCTTTAATGTTAACGAAGTCGTCCATTTGTATAACTGCATACCGTTTGGATCAATCTTGTACCGATCTTCTTCAATGATCAATGATCAGATCTGTTTCAATTCGACCATGGAGGACACCAGGGACTGCGATTCGTATTTTATACCGAAGGTTTCGAACTTCTTCGCAGTACCTCTCCATGTAGCTACTATCGAGTATCCTCCTTTGATTGGACCCATTTTCGACGAACAACAACGTGTTGTCGACTTTGTAGGGATCGATGGTGATATATTGAAGTGTTTATCCCAGGTTCTGAATTTCACTATCATTCCATTTATATCATATCCTCCCATATTGTGGGGTGAAATATACGACAATGGAACAGGCACGGGAGCAGAGGGCCGTGTTTTGAACGGAAAAGCGAACTTCACGCTGGGATATAATTCTATAGACCTGAACAAGCATAAATTCCTATCCTACACTTATCCGCATTACTATGCATCTTATGTGCTGTTTATTTCACCAGGTCTTGAATACGGGCCCTTCGAACGACTTCTGATACCATTTCAGATTTCATTATGGATAAGTTTTGGCGCAGTATTTTCGATCGGTATCATTACAATCATTgtgttgaatatttttccaaaaccaGTTCAAAGCTTTGTATTCGGATCCTCAAACCGATCACCTATATTGAACTTCATACAATCGACATTGGGATACTCGGTAGAGTCAATACCAACAAGAAACTTTGCACGGTTTCTTCTTTTAATGTGGATCAGCTTTTGCTTTATACTACGAACCGCCTATCAGCAAATCATGTTTGAACATTTGTGTCGTCAACGGAATCATAGCACACCTCAAAATTGGAACGAATTTATCACTGAAGGCTACCGACTGTATTCAGGGCAGAGACATATGCGCTTTTATGAATACTTTCCTGCAGATATTCAATCATTAATAACGATCATAGAGCCTGAAGAGTATGCTGAAACCGAAGCCAAGATCGTCAATGGATACGTTCGCGGTGCCACTTGTCAGTACTTGGAACTTATACGGTATGGGAACAAGGAATCTTTCGTGTATAGAAATGATacgtttaaacaaatttttccaaaaactgttaTCACCTATCCAAACGCGATATACTTTCAGAAAAACTCCCCACTGGTTGATATTTTCGATGAGAAAGTAAAGCAACTGGTGAATCATGGGTTTGTGGAACACGGACGGCAGAAAGCATTTGGTCGTAATCTAGAAAAAGACATTCAAAAACTTCTGAATCTACCAAAGGCCCATCCGATGTCGCTAAAAGTTATGATCGATGTTTTCGGACTCTACGTTGTGGGCATGCTCCTGTCTGCACTGATATTCTGCCTCGAATTCGTTTTGTGGAGAATGAATGACAAACAAAGGTTGTCCGTCCGTCCACCAAGAATTCGTTATGCATTAGATAGTATACTATCAACAGGTTAG